A region of Periplaneta americana isolate PAMFEO1 chromosome 16, P.americana_PAMFEO1_priV1, whole genome shotgun sequence DNA encodes the following proteins:
- the LOC138692162 gene encoding zinc finger protein 665-like isoform X1 gives MSYYSEEYFTSEVKFEEDPVPISSAVLKREPEERNFSDQDVTGIKEEYEDQSQDLTTEVKFEEDPEVVSLPVVKREPEERNFLDHHVTGITEVYVNQSPDLLSGVKFEEDPFAVVKREPEEEQSDLDTVHVEPKVEVISEDEISIESFAATNDRNVSTDLDSLALEDNETVNEKLNSHLSKDVSKRIFKCDVCGKGFPLLRHLKSHKRTHSGEKPFKCNVCGKFFSQSFSLKNHEQLHTGQKPFKCDICGKCFSLSIYLKKHERLHTGGKPFKCDACGKSFSHLSSLKKHKSLHSGEKPFKCDDCGKCYTQAINLETHRLLHTGEKPFKCDVCGKSYARFSTLRKHILLHTGLKPFKCDVCGKCFSLLCNLKAHKRTHTGEKPFRCHICDKSFSDLSTMKRHERTHTNEKPFRCDVCGKSFCESRSLKSHETVHSGNKPLKRDVCGKGFLQLGDLKMHELLHQGENPFKCDICGKYFSSLTSLKNHERLHRGEKSFTCDVCGKCFSQSFNLKVHKRVHTAEKPFTCDVCFKPFSQLSSLKVHKRVHSGEKPFKCDVCGKCFSQSANLKNHQQLHTGEKPFKCDICGKCFTLSIGLRNHAQMHSGEKPFKCDVCGKSFPQLNSLEKHKPVHSDEKPFNCDVCGKSFNYSSNLKAHERVHTSGIPFKGDVC, from the exons ATGTCTTATTACTCCGAGGAATACTTCACATCCGAGGTGAAATTTGAGGAAGATCCAGTGCCAATATCGTCCGCTGTATTGAAACGTGAACCAGAG gaacggaattTTTCGGATCAGGATGTGACTGGTATAAAGGAGGAATATGAGGACCAGAGCCAAGATCTCACAACTGAGGTAAAATTCGAGGAAGATCCGGAGGTAGTTTCGTTGCCTGTGGTGAAacgtgaacctgag GAACGGAATTTCTTGGATCATCATGTGACTGGTATAACAGAGGTATATGTGAACCAGAGCCCTGATCTCTTATCAGGGGTAAAGTTTGAGGAAGATCCGTTTGCTGTGGTCAAACGAGAACCTGAG GAAGAGCAGAGTGACTTGGACACAGTGCATGTGGAGCCAAAGGTGGAAGTAATATCAGAGGACGAGATTTCCATAGAAAG TTTTGCAGCTACGAATGACAGAAATGTATCAACAGATTTAGACAGCCTTGCACTTGAAGACAATGAGACTGTGAATGAAAAACTGAACAGCCACTTGTCCAAGGACGTAAGCAAGAGaattttcaaatgtgatgtttgtggtaaaggCTTCCCTTTATTGCGTCATTTAAAATCTCATAAACGTACGCactctggcgagaaacctttcaaatgtaatgTTTGTGGTAAATTCTTCTCTCAGTCGTTTAGCCTAAAAAACCATGAGCAACTGCACACAGgccagaaacctttcaaatgtgatatttgtggtaaGTGCTTCTCTCTGTCTATTTACCTAAAAAAACATGAACGACTCCATACAGGCgggaaacctttcaaatgtgatgctTGTGGTAAGTCTTTCTCGCATTTGAGTTCTCTGAAAAAACATAAATCTCTGCactctggcgagaaacctttcaaatgtgatgattGTGGTAAATGTTACACGCAGGCGATTAATTTAGAAACTCACAGACTTCttcacactggcgagaaaccttttaaatgtgatgtttgCGGTAAAAGTTACGCCCGGTTTTCTACACTAAGAAAACACATACTTCTGCATACTGGcttgaaacctttcaaatgtgatgtttgtggtaaatgtttctcTTTGTTGTGTAACTTAAAAGCTCATAAACGCAcgcacactggcgagaaaccttttagGTGTCATATTTGTGATAAGTCATTCTCAGATTTGAGTACTATGAAAAGACATGAGCGTACACACACTAACGAGAAGCCTTTCagatgtgatgtttgtggaaaatCGTTCTGTGAATCGCGTAGCCTAAAAAGCCATGAAACTGTGCACTCTGGCAACAAACCTTTGAAACGTGACGTTTGTGGTAAAGGCTTCCTTCAGTTGGGTGACTTAAAAATGCATGAACTTCTGCACCAAGGCGAGAatcctttcaaatgtgatatttgtggtaaATATTTCTCATCACTGACTAGCCTAAAAAACCATGAACGTCTGCACAGAGGCGAGAAATCTTtcacatgtgatgtttgtggtaaatgctTCTCTCAGTCGTTTAATCTAAAAGTCCATAAACGTGTGCACACAGCCGAGAAACCTTTCACATGTGATGTTTGTTTTAAGCCTTTCTCGCAGTTGAGTTCTCTGAAAGTACATAAACGTGTGCACTCtggtgagaaacctttcaaatgtgatgtttgtggaaaatgCTTCTCTCAGTCTGCTAACCTAAAAAACCATCAACAactgcacacaggcgagaaacctttcaaatgtgatatttgtggtaaATGCTTCACTTTGTCGATTGGTCTAAGAAACCATGCGCAAATGCAttcaggcgagaaacctttcaagtgtgatgtttgtggtaaatctTTCCCGCAATTGAATTCTCTGGAAAAACACAAACCTGTGCACTCGGACGAGAAACCTTTTAATTGTGATGTTTGCGGTAAATCCTTCAATTACTCGAGTAACCTAAAAGCCCATGAACGTGTGCACACATCCGGGATACCTTTCAAAGGTGATGTTTGTTAA